A segment of the Puniceicoccaceae bacterium genome:
CCATGAATGCGAGCACTCACAGCCTTTTTTTGCCAATAGTTCATTCCTTCAAAACCCATGACGGGTGCATTATGGCTCGGGAAGTTCTGATCCGACGAATCTATTTTATGGGATGATCAGATCATAAACGATCGAAACCCGGTTATGGAGCTGCCTGCGCTTTTGAGTATTCCTCATAGCGTCGTTTGGGGAATCATTGCCGACGGGGACGTCAGCGTTCCCAGAAGGGGGGCTCTGAGTTTGTCCGAAGGGAGTTCGGAGCAGAGGGTAAGCACGGGGTGACGGACACGTTTTTGGATGCTTGAGAAAGGCTTGTTTTTGGAACATCACCAAAGGTGGCGTTTGGCAAAGCACCGTCCAGACCCTGACTTCAAATAGGTCTCAAAATCCTTTGCCTTCTCTTCCTCGGAAAAAGCAAAGTAGTTCACCAGTTCCCAAGGCGCGTGTTTTGATGTGTGTGGAACCTCACCATGATTATGTTTGGTAAGTCGTTTCCTAAGATCCTTCGTAAATCCAGTGTAGTGCTGATCGCGAGCACTTATCGAGCGAAGTTGGTATACGAAATACATGGTGTTGGAGGAATGTGCCAGGGGAGGTTTGGGATTATTGGAGTGTAGTCGGAGCCAGGCCCTCCGTCGTCCTTTCGGACTATGGCGGGCAGCCTTCGCCAAAACTCCGCACAGGCAGAGCCAGCCGTAGCCTTGGCGAAGTGTTGAAAGGTTGGAGTTTGGAAGGATTGATTGTGCAGTAGCTGATACCCATTCTTGTTGAAAACACTGATCATCAATCACGTTTCCGTAGGACTCGCGTTCACCGCGATGCCGCATCTTGTGAGGTAACTGAGGTCTCCGGCTAGCGAAGACCCTACGTTTCTGTTCAGTGAACAAAACCAGAACCAGTGTCAGCTGCGACGGACTGCAGAATCCGATGACGATTCCCGATCATCCTTCTCTCCGGTTTCCGGAAGATCCTGGGACACGGAC
Coding sequences within it:
- a CDS encoding GIY-YIG nuclease family protein; its protein translation is MRHRGERESYGNVIDDQCFQQEWVSATAQSILPNSNLSTLRQGYGWLCLCGVLAKAARHSPKGRRRAWLRLHSNNPKPPLAHSSNTMYFVYQLRSISARDQHYTGFTKDLRKRLTKHNHGEVPHTSKHAPWELVNYFAFSEEEKAKDFETYLKSGSGRCFAKRHLW